TTATTACTTTTTTCAGCGGTAGTCGCAATGCTATTAGCCAATTCACCGCTCAATCAAAACTATAACGACTTTTTAAACTTACCAGTCAGTATTCAAGTGGGGACTTTTTCTATCGATAAAACCTTAATTCACTGGATCAACGATGGTTTTATGGCGGTATTCTTTGTTTTAGTTGGAATGGAAGTCAAAAGAGAATTATTCGAAGGCTCCCTTTCAAGTTATCAACAAGCAGTTTTTCCTGCGATTGCTGCCGTTGGCGGAATGGTTATTCCTGCCTTGATTTATATTTTTATTGCACAACAAGATCCTACTTTAGCCGATGGCTGGGCTATTCCAATGGCAACAGATATCGCCTTTGCACTCGGGATCATGTCGTTATTAAGTAAACAAGTGCCACTCCCACTAAAGATCTTTTTACTTGCTTTAGCCATTATTGATGACTTAGGTGCCATCGTTGTTATTGCTCTGTTTTTCTCGCACGGTTTAAGTGTACAAGCACTCATCTTTGCTGCAGTTGCTATTATTGTACTTATCGCATTAAACCGCTTTAAAGTGACCGCACTTTGTGCCTATATGGTAGTGGGTACAATCTTATGGGCTTCTGTATTAAAGTCAGGTGTGCACGCTACCCTTGCAGGGGTTATCATCGGATTTTGTATTCCATTGAAAGGCAAAAATGGCGAAACACCATTACACGACTTTGAGCACATTCTTGCCCCTTGGTCATCCTTTGTTATCCTGCCATTATTTGCGTTTGCTAATGCGGGGGTAAGCTTCGATGGCATTGATCTCAACATGCTGACATCACCATTATTGCTCGCGATTTCTCTTGGCTTAATTATCGGAAAACCACTTGGTGTATTTGGTTTCAGCTATCTTTCCGTTAAACTAGGCATAGCAAAACTTCCACAAGGCATCAACTTCAAACAAATTTTTGCCGTGGCGATTTTATGTGGTATCGGTTTCACCATGTCAATGTTCTTAGCCAGCCTTGCCTTCAATGCCGATGCAGGTGAAAGCATTAACGCCCTTTCTCGCTTAGGGATCTTATTAGGTTCTACTGTTTCTGCGATTGTGGGGTATATCGCGTTAAAAGCGACTACAAAACTACCTAGCTAATCACTTCTTACAAAAAAATCCTTTGCTAATTTAACAAAGGATTTTCTTTTTTATTTACAGTAACTATAACAAAACCCCACTCTCAGCTTTGGTAACGTTCATTATAAACAAGCTCTTATAGATATTCCCCAGTCAGGATGAGTCGGGTAGATTAATCCGATATTGAAGGTAGCCTCTGAACTATGTACTTTTTTACGCTAAAGTGCGGTCATTCTTGAAATAATTCTAATTCACGTTCATAATGAACAAACATTCATATTTTATAGACTGAAGCCTTTTTGCTTCATCATTTTCCGATAAGGCTCGCATTATGTCCGATCAACAAACAGACACACAAAACTCTTCAAATAATAAATCTCAACAACGTAAAAAAGGGCTTTCTATTTTTATTCTTTTGCTTCTTCTGATTTCGGTCGGCTCTGTGGCTTATTGGTATTTCTTTATTAAAGGCTTTGAAGAAACGGAAGATGCCTATGTGAGCGGCAATCAGGTGATGATTTCGGCACAAGTAGCAGGAAATATTTCGAAAATTAATGTCGATAATATGGATCCCGTACAAGCGGGCGATGTGTTATTAGAGCTGGATGACACCAACGCCAAATTGAGTTTTGAGCAAGCTAAAAGCAATTTAGCCAATGCGGTTCGCCAAGTTTCGCAACTGAATTACACCGTAAAACAATTAAAATCTGCCGTTCGTGCGAATGAAATTACCCTTGCTCAAGCGCAAGGAAACTTGAACCGTCGAGTACAATTAGTCAAAGATGGCGCAATTGATAAAGAGTCTTTCCAACACGCCAAAGAGGCCGTTGAACTGGCAAAAGCGAACTTAACGACCTCACAAAACCAACTTGAAGCCAATCAAGCCTTATTGTTAGACGGTCCTTTAAGTGAACAACCGCAAATTCAAAGTGCGGTCAGTAATTTGAAACAAGCCTGGTTGAATTTAGAGCGTACGAAAATCCGCAGCCCAATTAAAGGCTATGTGGCTCGTCGCAATGCGCAAGTAGGACAAGCCGTTTCTGTTGGTGGCGCATTAATGGCAGTGGTCACTACCGATCAAATGTGGTTAGACGCCAACTTCAAAGAAACACAATTAACCCATATGCGAATTGGTCAGCCGGTTGAAATTCATTTCGACCTTTACGGCAAAGATAAAACCTTTAATGGAAAAGTCGTGGGAATTGAAATGGGTACGGGTAGTGCATTCTCATTATTACCAACCCAAAATGCAACCGGTAACTGGATCAAAGTGGTGCAACGCGTGCCAGTGCGTATTCAATTAGATCCGCAACAGCTAGCTGAAAATCCATTACGTATCGGTCTTTCTGCGACTGTGAAAGTGAATGTGACCGATAGCCAAGGTGAAACCTTGCGTGACCAAGCGCCAGCTACAACGCTTTATTCCACGAATGTGCTGCAATATGATGAAAGTGCGGTCAATAATTTGATCGAATCTATTATTCGCGACAATAGCTATTAGGTTTCGTTATGCCGCAATCTCATTTCAAGCCGCTACAAGGCGGTGCGTTAGCGATGCTCACATTGGTGCTTTCATTAGCCACCTTTATGCTCGTGTTAGACTCCACCATCGCCAACGTAGCCATTCCAACTATTGCTGGTGATTTGGGGGCATCGTCGAGTCAAGGAACCTGGGTGATCACCTCGTTTGGTGTGGCAAATGCTATTTCAATTCCGATTACAGGCTGGCTAGCAAAACGTTTTGGTGAAGTGCGGTTATTTTTAATCTCAACCTTATTATTCGTGTTGGCCTCTTGGCTTTGTGGCATTTCACACAGTTTGGAAATGTTGATCGTTTTTCGTGTCCTTCAAGGTGCAGTAGCGGGTCCCATCATTCCCCTTTCTCAAAGTTTATTATTAAATAACTACCCGCCAGAAAAACGCGGAATGGCATTAGCTTTTTGGTCAATGACGATCGTGGTCGCCCCGATTTGTGGGCCTATTTTAGGCGGTTGGATCAGCGATAATATTCACTGGGGTTGGATTTTCTTTATTAACGTTCCGATTGGGCTTGCCGTTGTCTTAATCAGTTGGAAAATTTTAGAAGGCCGAGAAAGCAGAATTTCTCATCAACCTGTTAACACTGTCGGACTGATTTTGTTAGCGCTCGGTGTGGGTGCATTGCAATTAATGCTGGATCAAGGTCGTGAGCTAGATTGGTTTAATTCCACTGAAATTATGGTGCTTACCATTATCGCGGCGGTAGGTTTAATCGCCCTCATTATTTGGGAACTCACAGACGATAATCCGGTTGTGGATGTCTCCTTATTCAAATCTCGAAATTTCACCGTAGGTTGTGTTTCAACCAGCCTTGCTTTCTTGGTGTATTCAGGGACGGTCGTGCTTATCCCGCTTCTACTCCAACAGGTTTACAACTATACAGCAACATGGGCGGGGCTTGCGGCTGCGCCAGTTGGATTATTGCCGATTCTACTTGCGCCGATTATCGGGAAATTCGGCAATAAAATTGATATGCGGATTTTAATTACCGTCAGTTTTATGGTTTATGCGCTGACCTTTTATTGGCGAGCCGTGACCTTTGAACCAGAAATGACCTTTATGGATGTGGCATTACCGCAATTTGTGCAAGGGTTAGCGGTCGCCTGTTTCTTTATGCCGCTGACAACCATTACCCTTTCAGGTTTACCACCCGAAAAAATGGCTTCGGCATCGAGCTTATTTAATTTTCTCCGAACTCTTGCCGGCTCAATAGGCACATCACTTACTACTTTTATTTGGTATAACCGCGAAGCCGTGCATCACACGCAACTCACGGAAGTCATTAATCCATATAATCCGATTTCCCAACAATTCTTCCAAACTATGGGAAGTTTTGGTTTAAGCGAAGAACAAACGGCATCATATCTTGCCAGACAAATCACCGCCCAAGGATTTATCATCGGTGCCAATGAAATCTTCTTAGTCTCTGCGATAACATTTATTTCCTTGGTTGTTCTCATTTGGTTTGCTAAACCACCTTTCAGCAGCAAACATTAAAACACCCGAAAAAATAACCGCACGTTGATGATATTCAAAAGTGCGGTTAGTTTTTCTAGCCTTTTGCCAAGATGTCTTTTAGGAATCTCGCAGTATGCGAACCTTTAACTTTGGCGACTTCTTCCGGTGTACCTGTCGCGATGATTTTACCACCACCGCTACCTCCTTCTGGGCCGAGATCCACAATCCAGTCTGCGGTTTTAATCACATCTAAGTTGTGTTCGATCACCACGATGGTATTGCCTTGATCGCGTAAACGATGTAACACCTCGAGAAGTTGTTTAATATCGGCAAAATGCAGACCAGTTGTCGGTTCATCCAAAATATAAAGGGTTTTACCGGTATCGCGTTTTGAAAGCTCTGTTGCCAACTTAACGCGTTGTGCCTCACCACCTGAAAGTGTGGTAGAAGACTGACCTAAACGAATATAGGACAAGCCAACATCCATCAAGGTTTGTAGTTTACGCGCAATCATTGGGATCGCATCAAAAAACTCACGGGCTTCTTCAACCGTCATATCCAACACTTGGTGAATGGTTTTACCTTTGTATCGGATCTCCAAAGTTTCACGGTTATAGCGTTTACCTTTACATTGATCACAAGGTACATACACATCCGGCAAGAAGTGCATTTCAACTTTAAGCACACCGTCACCTTGGCATGCTTCACAACGACCACCACGCACGTTAAAGCTAAAACGTCCTGGGTTATAACCACGTGCGCGCGCTTCTGGTACGCCCGCAAATAACTCACGAATTGGCGTGAATAAGCCCGTATAAGTCGCTGGGTTAGAGCGCGGTGTACGGCCGATCGGGCTTTGGTTAATATCGATCACTTTATCGAAATACTCCAAGCCTTCAATGGATTTATAAGGCGCAAAATCCGTTTTTTCCGCACGATTTAAAGCATTTTGAGCCAGTGGGAATAAGGTATCATTGATTAGCGTTGATTTGCCTGAACCTGATACCCCCGTGATACAAGTAAATAAGCCCACTGGAATTTCTAAATTCACGCCTTTCAGGTTATTCCCTGTCGCGCCTTTTAATTTTAAAAGTTTGCTTTTATCAAGTGCGGTTCGTTTTTTCGGAATTTCGATTTTTTCTTCACCCGATAAGAACTTACCTGTAATTGAATTTGGGTTTGCCATAATCTCTTTGGCTGTGCCTTGTGCGATCACTTGGCCACCGTGTACACCTGCCCCCGGGCCAATATCAATAATATGATCGGCTTCTCGAATGGCGTCTTCATCATGTTCCACCACGATCACGGTGTTACCCAAATTGCGCAAGTGAATCAGCGTATTTAACAGACGTTCATTATCGCGTTGATGCAAACCGATAGAAGGCTCATCCAACACATACATGACGCCCACTAATCCCGCACCAATTTGGCTAGCTAGTCGAATACGTTGCGCTTCACCACCCGAAAGGGTTTCGGCAGAACGAGAAAGGGAAAGATAATTCAAGCCCACATTCACTAAAAATTCTAACCGCTCTCTGATCTCTTTCAGGATTTTTTCTGCAATTTGTGCTTTTTGACCGGTTAAAGTAAGCCCTTGGAAAAATTCAAGGCTTTCACCAATGCTTTTCTCTGAAATTTGTGGCAAGTTAATATTACCGATATATACGTTACGAGCTTCTGGACGAAGACGCGAGCCACCACAATCTGCACAAGGGCGATTGCTGATATTTTTCGCCAATTCTTCGCGCACAGACATGGATTCCGTTTCTTTGTAACGGCGCGCCATATTATTCAAAATCCCTTCAAAAGGATGTTTGCGGATCACCACATCGCCACGGTCGTTCATGTATTGGAATTCAATTTCTTCCTTGCCTGAACCGTGCATCACAATATCTTTAATTTTTTGTGACAAATCTTCGTATGGCGTTTCAATATCAAATTTATAATGCTTCGCCAACGAGGTAAGCATTTGATAGTAATAGAAATTGCGACGATCCCAACCTTTCACCGCACCACCTGCGAGGGAAATGCTTTCATTTTGCACCACACGGCTTTCATCAAAGAACTGCTGAACACCTAAGCCATCACAAGTCGGACACGCCCCTGCCGGGTTATTAAATGAGAATAAGCGAGGCTCTAATTCGGGCACGGAATAACCACAATGCGGACAAGCAAAGTTTGCCGAGAAAACTAATTCTTCAGCCTTAGGATTATCCATATCAGCCACCACAGCCGTACCACCAGAAAGCTCCAAAGCCGTTTCAAAAGATTCTGCTAAACGTGTGGCTAAATCTGACCGCACTTTAAAACGGTCCACCACCACTTCAATGGTATGTTTTTTCTGTAAAGCAAGTTCTGGCGGATCAGATAAATCACAGATTTCACCATCAATTCTTGCACGAATATAACCTTGTGCCGCCAAGCTATCTAACAGCTTAACATGCTCACCTTTACGATTTTTCACCACCGGCGCAAGCAACATCATTTTGCTTTCTTCAGGCAAGCTTAGGACTTTATCCACCATTTGGCTGATGGTTTGTGCCGTTAATGGCACATCATGTTCCGGACAGCGTGGTTCCCCTACGCGAGCAAACAGCAAACGCAAGTAATCATAAATTTCGGTGATAGTCCCCACGGTTGAACGCGGGTTATGAGAAGTGGATTTTTGCTCAATAGAAATCGCCGGCGACAAACCCTCAATTGAATCTACATCCGGTTTTTCCATCAAAGAAAGGAACTGACGCGCATAAGCAGAGAGCGATTCCACATAACGGCGCTGCCCTTCCGCATAAAGCGTATCAAATGCTAAAGAAGATTTGCCCGAACCGGACAAACCTGTAATCACAATTAATTTATCGCGCGGAATGGTTAAATTGATGTTTTTGAGGTTGTGAGTTCTAGCCCCACGAATGTCGATAGTATCCATAAAAAAAGCGATTGCCTTAAGAAAATAAATTCAAAAATTGCGACCATTATCGCATATTTCAATATCTGTGCAAATATCCAGTTAATTTTTATGGATCTTTTGTTTCTTTTAAGGCAAAATAACCAAAATTTTTCACCTTATTTCTAAAATATAGAGGATTCTATGGCAGGTATTAATAAAGTAATCATCGTGGGTAATTTAGGTAATGATCCTGAAATCCGCACGATGCCAAATGGCGAAGCGGTAGCAAATATCAGTGTGGCAACAAGTGAAAGCTGGACAGATAAAAACACAGGCGAACGCCGTGAAGTGACCGAATGGCACCGTATCGTGTTATATCGTCGTTTAGCAGAAATTGCAGGTCAATACTTACGCAAAGGTTCACAAGTTTATGTTGAAGGTCGTTTAAAAACCCGTAAATGGCAAGATAACAATGGCCAAGATCGTTACACCACTGAAATCCAAGGTGATAACTTACAAATGTTAGGTGGTCGCAATCAAGATATGGGCGGCTTTGCACCTGCACAATCAGCACCACAACCAAGCTATCAATCTCGTCCAGCACAATCTGCGCCAGCTCCACAAGCTGAGCCACCAATGGACGCATTTGATGATAACATTCCATTCTAAATTGTATTAATACAAGATTATCAATACGAAGAGAGACCTTTCATTGAAAGGTCTCTTTTTTATCTCTCATTTTGACATCAATTATTCGTGCGCCTTATCTCGCTCAAGCACTAAAACACAATAAATACTCAATTTATTGCACAGCATCCGAATCTAATATATCTTTATTTGAATACTGGAAAATAGTATAAATATCAAGGAGAACATATCTTAGATAAGCAACATTACTAGAAACAGAAAAAAGAACACGATGTATCTTTGCTTTATTTCCTTTGAACATCTTCAGGAGTAAGAATATATGGAAAATTTTAAACAAATTCTTTCGAAATTATCTGTTATTTTTTTATTGTTCTATTCGAAAAATATATTTTCCATGACACAAACAGAAATCCAATTGGAAAAAGCCTATTTAGCAGAAATGATTGATATTGCATCTGAAATTATGGAGAAAAAACAATCTATTGATCCTGATTCATTGCAATATAAACGTAGGAATATCAAGGTTCTTACTCATACAAACATGAAAAATGGTTATACAAGCTACACTTTGGAAAAATCAAAGGTTCATTTGGTTGTACCTAAAGAGTTAAAACAGAATACGAAACTTAATCTCTATTGGGATGAAAGCAAAGGCTCAATAAATATCCTATTTGACAAAGATGAATTGACAAACTACTTTCATCTGAACCTTAAAAAAAGTGAGGAAAAATCAGAAACATTGAGAACAGTTTTTGATGAAACCACATATTTTTTCACTTCCTATGAATTTTCTATCGATAAATACCCTAACGTTACCGTTGAGTTTCGTCTCTACCATTCACCCAGTACGACATTCAGATTGGACTACCCGACTGAATTTACGCGGATTTTGATTTATAGAAAAATGTAACAGACGATGTTTCCTTATACCGTTTCTAACTTGGGCGACATTGTTCCACTACCGACCGCTCTTTGCCCCTCAAAAAAGAACCTAGACACCTAATTTTAGGTTCGGATTATTATTCAATTTTGTTATAACTAAAAATCAGTACATATATTTAACAATTCTTTCGGTTTTGCTATGCGGTTTGCTACATTTTTACCGTCTTATTTTCACTAGAGGTACAATTATGCAGCATCGCGATCTTTATCCCCACGAAATCTTACAAGATGTTATTGATAAAAGTTATGCTAAGTCGGAAGGACACCTAAAAACACTGGCTATTTTAAGTTTTTTAGGTGGCGGTTATGTGAGTTTTGGTTATATGGCCTATTTAAAAGTCGTGAGCGGTATTCCTCCAGAGTGGAGTGGCCTATCAACATTACTTGGTGCGGCCGTGTTTCCTATTTGTTTGATTTGTATTCTAATCGGTGGTGGTGAATTAGCCACGGGAAATATGATGATGATGGCATTAGGCCGTTTAACAAAAAGAGTAAGCCTTAAAAAATTATTTCGTAACTGGATTGTAGTGAGTTTGGGCAATCTGCTCGGTGCGCTGTTTATGGCATATTTCTTAGGGCATTATGTCGGTTTATCAGAAGGGGCCGCCTCAGCTAAAACCATTGCTATCGCCGAAGCTAAAGTGCAAATGGATTTTGGTCGCGCCTTTATTTCTGCTATTGCCTGTAACTGGATGGTCTGCATGGGTATTTGGTTCTATTTTGGTGCCAAACAAACCTCCGGTCGTATCCTAGCCATATGGTTCCCAGTGATGATTTTTGTGCTTATCGGATTACAACACTTTGTCGCTAATATGTTTATTATTCCTGCCGGGATTTTTGCTGGTGCTAATGTAACTTGGAGCCAATTCTTCTTCAATATGATTCCTGTCTTTTTAGGCAATGTCACGGGTGGTGCAGCATTTGTCGGCGCATCTTATCTTTATGCCTATCGTCACTTATTAAAAGAAGATTATTGTATTTAGTAAACGAAAATCTGCCCGCACTTTATAATAAAAATCCCCTAAATTCTGAATCTAGGGGATTTTTGCTTTAAATAATATGTTATCTATTTCAAACCTTTTTTAACCAAATCTTCATAACCGCCATGGTTGGTTACATTGGTATAGCCTGCATTTTTCAGCTCAGTGAGTGCAGCTTCGGCACGGCGACCACTACGACAGTAAAGGTTGATCGGTGCATCTTTATCTGAGCCAATCGCTTTAACACCTTCAATGATTTTATCATGTGGAATATTCACCGCATCTTGTAAATGACCTGCGTTAAATTCCTCGGCTGAACGCACATCAATCCAAACACCTTTTGCTTTTTCCGGTTGTACTGCACTTTGTTCTGTTTGTGGCGCAGTATTCGCAGAAGCAAAAAAAGGTACAGCAATGGCTGCCGCAGAAAGTACCGCTGTGAATAATTTTTTCATTATTCAATCTCCTATTAAATAGAAATAATATATTTACCTAAATAAATTTAGGGGGTATGTAAAACTAATTGCCATCATACGCCTAAATATAAAGATAATAAACTGTAAATAAAGTAAAAATTAAGTAAAATTTTCGTAAAATTTAACCGCGCTTTGTAATATTTACCTTAGTTAACACATCAATCTCTCTAAACCTTATTATTCATTATTTCTGATTAGTAAAAGATGTTGTTCATAAAGTAGTATTTTTCACACAAAGATTTAACCGTACAATCTGCCCCATCAAATAACGAGGAGAAAATTATGAAAAAAATGCCTGTATTGTTTGTTGGGCATGGTAGCCCGATGAACGTGTTAGATAAAGAAAATCCGTTCAATCAGAATTTCAGCCTAATTACACAAAACTTTCCAAAACCAAAAGCCATTTTGATGATTTCAGCGCATTGGTACAGCAGCCGTTTGCAGGTGACATCAGGTGAATACCCTGAAATGATTTACGATTTCTACGGTTTTCCTGATGAACTCAGCCAAGTGCAATATCCTGCGCCCGGTTCGCCTGAGTTAGCAAAGCAAGTGCAGTCATTATTACAGCCAGAAAATGTTGAGCTAAATCCAACGCGTGGTTTTGATCATGGTGCATGGGCGGTGTTGAAATATCTCTATCCCAATGCCGATATTCCTGTGGTGCAACTTAGCCTTAACCGTTTGCAATCGGCAGAATGGCATTTCAATTTGGCGAAAAAATTATCTGCTTTGCGCGAACAAGGTGTGTTGATTATTGGCAGTGGCAATATTGTGCATAATCTAAGAGCGATAAGCTGGGAACATATTGATCAAATCGGCGCGGGTTATGACTGGGCGTTTGCTTTCCGTGAAACAGCCAATCAGGCGATTGCGACACAAGATGATGAAACTTTGGTGCATTATGACCAGTTAGGTGAAAAAGCCGAGCTTTCTGTGCCTACGCCAGATCATTACTTGCCATTGCTGTACATCATGGCATTACGCGAACCGCAAGACGATATTACGTTTTTCAACGATAACCTGATTGCAGGATCGCTCAGCATGACGTCGGTTTTAGTGGGGGAAAATTAGAAGATAAAGATTCTGTTGTGTAGCTGTTCTCTTGTCAATGTGCGGTTTATTTTAGATTTTTATTCTAACGGATAGGTTACATTCCCCTAATGCCTGTTAGATTTAAGATAAATTGATAAAAGTACAAAAAAAGCACAAGAGATTGATTACAAGAATGGCTATTTCCACTCTCCGTAACATACAAAAATTCACATATTCCGAATTTTTTATTGCAATCTAAAATCTAATGAATTAGAATTCTCTCGTTGTGTATTTTCTGATAGTCATCAGTGAAGTATATAGATTCATTTGAATCGGGAGAAATCCTAACAATCTTAGGGGCTATGCGCATATTTGAGTTTGTTCATTAGTTCAAATAAATAGTATCAGTCCTATAGCTTGCCCGATGACGAGGCAAGCTGTTCAAGGTTAGGGGTTGAGAATGCTAAAGCAGGCTTGTTATTTAGATGACACTACCGAGTTTAAAGCATTGGGCTTTAGAGGGAGTAGGAATAACAAGAGGAATATTTATGAAATATTACCAACAACACAACCTTTTGCATTCGTTAATCAAAAAACAACGCCGAAACAATACATCAAAGAAAAAGAAAACAAAACAAAAGAAAAATTTTCTTCAATGTCTGTTACTTTTACTTGAGTATATTACTAAGATTGCCAACTTAATTGATAAATTGTTGGATCTTTTTTGGAATTTTTTTTGATTTGAAAACCCCTAAATTTTAAAGAGCAATGTTATGTTACCCAAAGCACTTAAACTAATTAGGCAATATAATAAAATCAAACAGAAAGATATGGCTTTTTTGCTTGATATTTCACCATCTCATTTATCTGAAATTGAATCTGGTAAAAATACAATTTCAATAGAAATCTTAGATAAGTACTCATCAATATTTGAAATTAAAACATCTCAAATTCTACTTTTTTCTGAACAGTTAGAAAATGAAAAACCATTTAGCAAGGCTATCCGTGCATTTGTTGCTGATAAGATACTTAGAATAATGGAATGGAAAGTTTCACAAGATGAAAAAAAAGTTTAAGAAGCTACATATTACCCAGACCAAAGAATATGAACTGACACAAAGTCCTTTTTTTAAACTATATTCTGTTGATAAATTATTGAATATACTAAAAGTTGAACGAGAAATTTTAGAGGATATTCTTAATTTTCCTGGTAATTATTACACGTTTAAAACCTCCAATGGAAGAAATATTCAAACCCCAAGCAAAGACCTATCGTTATATTTAATCCACAATTGTATAGCAAATCATCTTCGAGCAATTATAACGCCAGATTATCTTTTTTCAGATAAGAAAAATTGT
This portion of the Haemophilus parainfluenzae T3T1 genome encodes:
- a CDS encoding helix-turn-helix domain-containing protein, with product MLPKALKLIRQYNKIKQKDMAFLLDISPSHLSEIESGKNTISIEILDKYSSIFEIKTSQILLFSEQLENEKPFSKAIRAFVADKILRIMEWKVSQDEKKV